GGAACCGCTCGGGGAAGATGCGCGCCACGCGCTCCACGGTCCGCACGGCGGGGCGCGGGTAGAGCGCCATCGCCAGCAGCACGCCTCCCACCACGACCGCCATCACCGCCAGCACGCGGGCGGCGGCGCGCGGGTCCACGCCGCTGAAGCTCCCCGTCATGGTGGGGAAGCCGGGCCACGACATGACCCCGAAGAGGAACGACACCATCACCAGCCCGTCCAGCACCCGCTCCAGCACCAGCGAGGCGAACACGGAGCTGACGGGGAGGGCGCCGACGCGCGCGCACACCAGGGTGCGCACGAACTCGCCGACGCGCGCGGGGAGGAGGTTGTTGGCCGCGAACCCCACGAAGGTGCCGGCGATGCGCGGGTGGAACGGCACCTCGCGGCCCAGCGGGGCCAGCAGCGTCCCCCAGCGCAGCGCGCGGATGTGCATCCCCAGCGTGGACACGGCGATGGAGGCGGCCAGCAGGAGGTAGTTGGCGCGCCGCAGGTGCTCCCACACCTGGCGCCAGTCGATCCCGCGCAGCGCCAGCCACAGGAAGAACGCGGTCACCGCCAGCCCGACGGCGACCCTCAGGCGGGACTTCATCCGCGGCTCACGCCCGCGTCCCCAGCCCCAGCTCCACCAGCGCGAACAGCTCGTCGAGCGCCTCGCCCAGCGGCGTCCCCCGCCCCGCCGCGCCGCCCGCCGCCGCCTCCACGCGCGGCCGCATCGCCAGCGCCTCGCGGAGCGCCTCTCCCGGCGCGTAGAGGAGCGCCTCCACCGGCACCACCCCGTCCTCTCCCGCGACGGAGGCGACGGACGGCGCCGGCGCCGCGTCCTCCTCCGGCTCGACCTCGACGGCGGTCTCGGTGAGCGGCGCCGCGCCGGGGAGGGTGGAGCGCAGCCGCCGGAGCGCCGTGCGCGCCTCCTCGGCGGAGCCCGCGCGCCCCAGGCTCTCCGCCGCCTGGTCCGCCGCCGCGGAGAGCATCGTCATCCCGTACGTCACCGCCAGCTCGCCCACCCCCGCCGCCAGCTCCGCCAGCTGCCGCGCGATGCGCCCGAAGCGCGCCGGCCGCTGCGAGAGCCCGGCGATCAGCCCCTCCGCGCGGTCCAGGAAGCCGGTGGCCTCCATGCGCAGGAAGCCCTCCACCTCCGGCGCGAGCGAGGCGCCGGCGGCCTCCGCCACCGGCGCCAGGGGAGACGACACCACGTGCGGCCCCGCGTCGTCGAAGAAGAGCCGGCTCACGGGGACCACGCCCGCCTCCGCCGCGTCCGCCTCGCCCTCCGCCGCGTCGCGCAGCTCGCGGAAGCGCATCAGCTCGGACGACTCGCCGACGCCCTCGCCCCGCTCCAGCTCGTCGCCCGCCGAGCGCAGCGCATCGCGCCCGGCGGCCAGCACCTCCAGCTGCCGCCCCTCCGCGCGGGGGCGAGCGAGCACCTCGTGCGCCGCGTCCTCGATCCCCTCCAGCAGCTCCAGCACGGGCGCGAGCGAGTCCATCCCCGCCACCCCGCGCACCGGCCGCATCCGTCGGAGCACCGCCCGGAGCGGCTCGCGCGCCGCCGGGTCCGCCTCCAGCGCGGAGAGCGCGCGGCCCATCTCCTCCACCACCCCCGCGATCTCGCGGCGCAGGAACTCGTAGAGCTGGTCCCCCGCGCGCGGCACCTCGACCCCCCGCCGCCCCGTGCCGACCCCCTCCCAGCGCGCCGCCGCGTCACGGGCGCGCGCCTCCTCCGCGGCGCCCCAGCGGCCCTGGCCGGCGACCAGCACGCGCAGGTCGTCCACCGTCTCCCGCGCGCGCCGGCGGACCTCCTCGCTCCAGGGGAGCACCCCGTCGCGTAAAGACCGCGCCCCGTCCTCCAGCCGCTCCGCCACCGCGGCCACCCCGCCGGCGCCCGCGATCTGCGCGCTGCCGCGCACCCCGCGCGCCAGGCGGAAGAACTCCACCGGGTCGGGGGCGTCGGACGATGCGAGCAGCGCGTCCAGGCGGTCCAGGAACTCGCCGGCTTCCTGGGCGAAGTATTCGCTCAGCGGCTGGGACATGCGTTCTCCGGTCAGGCGGTGGGGCGGTGGCGGCGGGCGCGGCGCAGGACGGCGGCCATCTCGCGCGTCGCGCGCTCGATGCCGGTGAAGACGGAGCGGCTCACGATCGAGTGCCCGATGTTCAGCTCCTCGATCTCCGCGATCGCAGCCACGGGCGCCACGTTCTCGTAGGTGAGCCCGTGCCCCGCGTGCACGGCCAGCCCCACCGAGCGGCCGAGCGCGGCCGCGCGGCGCAGCCGGCCGAGCTGCTCCGCGCGCTCCGCCCCGCGGGCGTTGGCGTACTCGCCCGTGT
The Longimicrobium sp. genome window above contains:
- a CDS encoding lysylphosphatidylglycerol synthase transmembrane domain-containing protein — encoded protein: MKSRLRVAVGLAVTAFFLWLALRGIDWRQVWEHLRRANYLLLAASIAVSTLGMHIRALRWGTLLAPLGREVPFHPRIAGTFVGFAANNLLPARVGEFVRTLVCARVGALPVSSVFASLVLERVLDGLVMVSFLFGVMSWPGFPTMTGSFSGVDPRAAARVLAVMAVVVGGVLLAMALYPRPAVRTVERVARIFPERFRRLLVDSVHAFVEGLGVLRSPRLLAASVAWALFQWTFLATSYLLAFHAFGITEPGFVGAVFLQSIIAIAVSIPSAPGFFGTFHAAARYGLLLWGVDETRAISFAIGFHLGGWLSVTGIGLWYVWSLGLSWRDLRGSAEKVEEEVEEEVERDPRMDGGRGSA
- a CDS encoding Hpt domain-containing protein, encoding MSQPLSEYFAQEAGEFLDRLDALLASSDAPDPVEFFRLARGVRGSAQIAGAGGVAAVAERLEDGARSLRDGVLPWSEEVRRRARETVDDLRVLVAGQGRWGAAEEARARDAAARWEGVGTGRRGVEVPRAGDQLYEFLRREIAGVVEEMGRALSALEADPAAREPLRAVLRRMRPVRGVAGMDSLAPVLELLEGIEDAAHEVLARPRAEGRQLEVLAAGRDALRSAGDELERGEGVGESSELMRFRELRDAAEGEADAAEAGVVPVSRLFFDDAGPHVVSSPLAPVAEAAGASLAPEVEGFLRMEATGFLDRAEGLIAGLSQRPARFGRIARQLAELAAGVGELAVTYGMTMLSAAADQAAESLGRAGSAEEARTALRRLRSTLPGAAPLTETAVEVEPEEDAAPAPSVASVAGEDGVVPVEALLYAPGEALREALAMRPRVEAAAGGAAGRGTPLGEALDELFALVELGLGTRA